A single Cucumis melo cultivar AY chromosome 4, USDA_Cmelo_AY_1.0, whole genome shotgun sequence DNA region contains:
- the LOC103486909 gene encoding BTB/POZ domain and ankyrin repeat-containing protein NOOT2 translates to MSHLEDSLRSLSLDYLNLLINGQAFSDVTFSVEGRLVHAHRCILAARSLFFRKFFCGTSTEAGASSGLSPVGSPSPSTGSSSTQVIPVNSVGYEVFLLLLQFLYSGQVSIVPQKQEPRPNCGDRACWHTHCTSAVDLALHTLSAARSFGVEQLALLTQKQLASMVEKASIEDVMKVLLASRKQDMHQLWSTCSHLVAKSGLPPEVLAKHLPIDIVAKIEELRLKSSLARRSLMPHHHHHHHHDLSVAADLEDQKIRRMRRALDSSDVELVKLMVMGEGLNLDEALALHYAVENCSREVVKALLELGAADVNYPAGPAGKTPLHMAAEMVSPDMVAVLLDHHADPNVRTVDGVTPLDILRTLTSDFLFKGAVPGLTHIEPNKLRLCLELVQSAALVLSREEENANANANANVSSSPIYPPMSEDHSSSSSNNNNIGNLNLDSRLVYLNLGASGRMGGSRVDGEDDNRHGSQGGGCIPTMYHHSHDFR, encoded by the exons ATGAGCCATCTCGAAGACTCTCTAAGATCCCTTTCTTTAGACTATCTTAATCTTCTAATCAACGGTCAAGCCTTTAGCGACGTGACGTTCAGCGTCGAGGGGCGTCTTGTCCACGCGCACCGATGCATCTTGGCGGCTAGGAGtttgttttttagaaaattcTTTTGTGGGACGTCGACGGAGGCGGGTGCGTCATCCGGGTTGAGCCCGGTTGGATCGCCGTCTCCGTCGACAGGGAGTAGTAGTACACAAGTGATTCCAGTAAATTCAGTGGGGTATGAAgtgtttttgttgttgttgcAATTTTTATATAGTGGACAAGTTTCTATTGTGCCACAAAAACAAGAACCAAGGCCTAATTGTGGTGATAGAGCTTGTTGGCATACACATTGTACCTCCGCCGTTGATCTTGCCCTTCATACTCTCTCCGCCGCTAGATCCTTTGGCGTTGAACAGCTCGCATTACTTACTCAG AAGCAATTGGCAAGTATGGTGGAGAAAGCTTCCATTGAAGATGTAATGAAGGTTTTATTAGCTTCAAGAAAACAAGACATGCATCAACTTTGGTCCACTTGTTCTCATCTTGTAGCTAAATCCGGTCTCCCACCCGAGGTACTTGCCAAACACCTTCCGATCGATATCGTAGCGAAAATAGAAGAACTTCGCCTAAAGTCTTCTTTAGCGCGTCGTTCTCTAATGCCTcatcaccaccaccaccaccatcacGATCTTTCGGTTGCTGCCGACCTCGAAGACCAAAAGATTCGTCGTATGAGAAGAGCTTTAGACTCCTCCGACGTTGAGCTTGTTAAACTCATGGTAATGGGTGAAGGTTTGAATCTTGATGAAGCTTTAGCCTTACATTATGCTGTTGAGAATTGTAGCCGAGAAGTTGTTAAGGCCTTGCTTGAGCTCGGTGCCGCTGATGTCAACTACCCTGCTGGCCCGGCGGGGAAAACCCCACTTCACATGGCGGCGGAAATGGTGTCGCCCGACATGGTTGCTGTCCTACTCGACCACCATGCTGACCCGAATGTCCGAACCGTCGATGGTGTCACACCATTAGATATCTTAAGAACCCTAACTTCAGATTTTCTCTTCAAAGGTGCGGTCCCGGGATTAACGCACATCGAACCAAACAAGCTCAGGCTCTGCCTCGAGCTTGTCCAATCCGCTGCATTGGTTCTCTCTCGCGAAGAAGAAAATGCCAACGCCAACGCCAACGCCAACGTTTCATCATCTCCAATTTACCCGCCGATGAGCGAGGATCATAGCAGTAGtagcagcaacaacaacaatatcGGTAATCTCAATCTCGATTCGAGATTAGTTTACCTAAATCTCGGGGCATCGGGACGAATGGGAGGTTCTAGAGTGGACGGAGAAGATGACAACAGACATGGATCACAAGGAGGAGGATGTATCCCAACAATGTACCACCATTCCCATGACTTTCGATGA